Part of the Brassica oleracea var. oleracea cultivar TO1000 chromosome C8, BOL, whole genome shotgun sequence genome is shown below.
TTTACATTTTTTGTGAGTTCAATTTCATTTTCTTATTGGTGATGGCTGCGAGGATGAAAGTTGTTTGAGCTTTGTTTTCATTCAGTTGCATATTTTGTTTTATTTATTGGCTTATTTGGGGGTTTTTAGTGTTGCATTGAATTTTATTATTTGATCGTGCACTATCTCTCCATTCATCTGGTTTTGGTATTAATGTCCACACTAAAGCTTGAGCTGCTCGTGCTGTTTCTCATTCATGTGTTTATTCTCTCTACTTCTCATTTTCATACTGGTTTGATGTTTGTTTGTCCCTTTGAGTTCTTTTGTTTTCATTTTGGTTTTCCGTGTGTTGTTTTGTTTTTGTCTTATGTTTTTGATGTTTGGTTTGTTATCTTGAACTCAAAACTTTGCAGATGATGTGAGCTGAGCATGAGAATGATAAACCATGCGGGTTCTGTGATTTCTATTTTACATCGTCTTTCTCCCATCTTCGTTTCTTCTGTTTCCCTTTGTCTTTATTGATATTTGTACCAAGTCAGTATTCTCTTTTTAGTCTTTTTTTTTTTTGTATGTTTTGGTTTTATTTTTCCATTTACTTTCACTTTTGTCGCATGCAGTTTGATAAACAGTCTGTCTGTTACTCATCTAATTTTTCTATAAAGCCGTTTTGTGTATGTTCCTGAGGAGTTCCATGGAGTTTACTTTGGATCATATGGGTTCTCAGATAACCAAGCATTTTTTCGTTATGCTTGCATTGTTCGATCTAATAAGTGAGCGGACACCACAGGGTTGAGAATTCTTTTAATACTAAATTGAACCCTTGAAATTGTCTTATATATTTGATGACCTTAGATAGATATGCATATATGATAGATATCTAAGATTGGCTGATGAACAAGGAGCTGCAATAGTACACAGTAAACAAAGGTCTTTTTGATTCATGGAACAACAAAGATTACAGTAGAAGCTAAAGAAACTGGTGATGCCTTAAGACTCTTCAGGTAAAACCCACAAGAAGTTTTTGATATTTTGAATCTAAAATGTTAGAAGATCAAAGCGGTTGGGTTGTTTACTTCTTCCTCTTCTTTGGTGGCTGTAGGGCCTCTTCCTCCTCATCTTCTTCCTCTTCCTCTTCTTCCTCCACCTCTTCTTCATCTTCTTCACCACCATCGTCATCCTCCTCTTCCTCATCATCATCATCATCATCATCATTGTTCTCATTTTCGTCGTCATCATCATCATTGTCGTCACCCCCTTCAGGTTCATCGTCATCATCATCACCATCTCCAGCTTCACCATTCTCACCAGGACCACTTGCAGATCCTTTCTTAGTCTCCTTCACTTCTTCTGCATCACCGCCTTCTTCTTCTTTGTCTTCCCCTCCATCATCCCCACTATCACCGTCTTCATTGTTTCCATTGCCTTCCTCTGCATCAACAACCTTGTCTCCGTTCTCTTTAACATCACCCTCCAAGGCAGCGACCTGCAGTTTCATATCCCATTTTTTCAAAACAAACAATCTATTGTTCAACTATACTATTCTAAAATGGGCCGAGAAATGCTGAGCTCGGGTCATGGGCTTCTTCCTCTTGTAGCACAAAAATATTATTAATCTAGAAGTAGCATAATATGTGGAATATACCTTTTTGATATTTATTAGGCCCCACTACGTATATATTTTTAATAATTTTATCTTCATATATTCTCCTCGTTGAAAAGCAACCGTCCTCGACTAAAATAGCTATTATTATACACCCTTCCAATATTAAATTTAATTTATTTAATTTCTCCAACCACCCATTCCAACACTTGACGTCGGTCAAGATAGTTTTTTGTACAGTATACATGAACCCATCATATACAAGAAATTATCGTTTTCATCAAATCAATTATTTATTTGGTTTAAAATCAACTATAAATATTTATTTAACTTATCAAAAAAAATTGGTTCATGCGAGAATACTTTTAAACTCTTTTTGGGTCTAATACTATTAAAAAGTTTGTTAATAAGTAACATAAATGTTAAAGAGAAAAAGTTCGGTTAAAGACAGAGAGAGACTTGCCTGAGCGAGGAGCTCTACCAAAGAGGAAAGCACAGTAGCCGTTAGAGCCGAAGCGGTGAGCATTAGCACCGAAGCGCTATCAAGCACCAAGGACGACCTCAAACCTTGTTCCTCCCACTCCATTATGTCCCTTCTTTTGTTAGCTAGCTCTGTTGTTAAATGAAATCGTTAGATCTGCCAATAGAAATTACATATATGTAGAAAGAGGATGCCAGAGAACAACTATAACACATATGAGAGAGGAACACAAAAGTTCTGAAATTTTAACAACATACAAAACATAACATGTTTGTGTTTTTTAAAAAAAAAAAAAAAAAAAAACAGAACATGTTAACAGAAAAAGAAAATTAAGTTTAGAACAAGAAACAGAGAAGAACGTACCGGAAGAAAAAGGAAAGAGAGACTAGAAGAGATAAGCTCTGTTCATGAATGAAAGAGTGTTTTGAGATTTTGTGTGATCAATGAAGAGTTTTCGGAAACTCAGATATAGAGAGAAGAGAGAGAGTGTGCGAACCTGCCCGTAGTTGTTACTAAGCATCCTCCGGGCACAACGGGCAGGAACTCTTATGTGATTCATCTTCAAGTTGACATGCCCGAACCTGCCACGTAAGCCAAACAAGTGTGGGTTATGTCATTCATATTATGCCGACCAAGATCTTCTCCTCTCGTATGTATAATGTATCTATCTATGAATTATAATCTTAGTCAATTGATTAAGTAAAGAAAAGCTTTTTTGTAACAAACAGAACATATTCTCTTCTCCTCCTAGACTTTTCCTCATTTTTTAATTGTTCGTATTTCCATTTACGCTTTCCCAAAAACATCTCCATCGTTCATATTATCCTTCTCCTTTAACCACCATGATCTCTCCTAGTACTAAAGAGTCTCTCACATGCCATGTCGTCATATTCTCAATAAATGATGTTCATGGAACTTACATAGCAATACAACATACTAAAGCAGTAAAGAGTATAAAACTTTTGTTGGTTTACCTCAAATCTCTACGTTTGTTAAGTATATTGTACAATGGCTCTTTAGTTAAATCATCACCAGTAGTCCCGGCAAGAACACAACCCATTTTTAAAATGGTGAAACCTTGTGGCGTCTCTCACTATTATCTCCCTTCCCACAAGCTTGGAGATAAACTTTATAGCCGTATGACAATCATTACACACTCTCAGATTCTTCATGATCCTTAACGTGGTTTTATCCGGAGTGCTAATCAGCCCAAAAGCTATCGCTAGCTTCTCACTATGGTGCCTCAGAATCTGCTCCTTAACCTCTTCTTCGAGATCATGTAGCACTGAAGCAGTGTCGGGAACATAACCCATTTTCTTGATCTCGTCCCATATCTTCTTCATGGTCATGTAGATCTCCTTCTTCTGCGGATGAACCCCGTCTTCAACTCCAAAGACGTGGACTTTATGCTTCACTTCGATCCAGCTAAACCCTTGCTCCTTCTTCACTCTCCCATCTTTCATCGACTTCCTTATCTTCGCGGATTCGTCCCATTTCCCGCAAGCTGAGTATAAGTTAGCCAAGGCTGAGTACGCTCCGCTGTTCTCTGGCTCGATTCGAAGCAGCCTCTCTGCTGCAACTTTCCCAAGATCAACACTCTTGTGAACCCTGCAAGAAGAGAGCAGTGACCCCCACGTCACCACATCCGCCTCAACCGGCATCTTCTCGATGAACTCATGCGCTTCCTGCAGCAAACCAGCGCGTCCAAACAGGTCCACCATACAAGCGTAGTGACTAAGCGTAGGCTCAATCTTATCCACGCTCTTCATAATGTCAAAGTACCGACGCCCTTCGTCCACCAAACCCGCGTGAGTGCAAGCGGAGAAGACACCAACATACGTTATGTGATCAGGTCTTAGTCTTTCAGCCAGCATAGTCTCAAAGAGCTCGAGAGCTTCCTCCGCGTGGCCGTGCTGTCCCAGCGCGATTATCATCGACGTCCACGACACTGTATCCTTTTTACAGCGTATCAACTCAAACGCCCGCCTCGCGGATGCAATGCTTCCCGCCTTTGAATACATCGTTATCAACGCGTTGCTGACGGATACCGAGTACACTTCCCCTGACTTCACAGCACTCCCGTGGATCTGCTCGCCGTGACTCAAAGATGCTAAGCTCGACGCTACGCTTAGCATCGCCGCGAGCGTGTAACCGTTTGGTCTCTGCCCTCCTTCTTCTCCAACCATTGATCTGAAAAGGCTTATCGCTTCGCCGTACAAACCGTGCTGCTCGTATCCAACGAGCATAGCGGTCCACGCAACTACGTCACGACTTTTCAACGAGTCGAATATAACCTTAGCTTGGTTCATATCTCCAAGCTTAATGTACCCATCGAGCAAAGCTGTAAGGCCTTCGATCTTGAGATCAGCGTGGCCTCTCTGTTCAACGAGCCTTCTCGCGGTCTCGACCCCACCACACCTCGAGTACATAGAGATCACAGCGTTCAACACGATGCCTGAAACATCAAACCCTGTTGCAACGATATGAGAATGAATCTGCTTCCCAACACTAAGCTTCTCAAGATTTGCACAAGCGGATAACACACTAGAGAGAGTGAACCTATCCGGCGACAACAGAGAGGAGGACTCTCTAAGCATCTTTGAAAACGTTTCTAAAGCTCTGAGGTCGTACCCGCGCTGATTGTAACCAGCGATCATAGAGTTCCAAGTGACGATATCTCTCTCAGCCATTCGCTCAAACTGCGCCGCAGCGAGATCAATCTCACCAACCTGCATGTGCAACGCAATCACAGCGTTCAAGCTTGATACATCTCTAACCGCCATTCTATCGAAAACAACTCTAGCCGTCACGGGATCACCGCATTTCGCGTACATGCTAAGCAGCGAGTTCGAAACCGAGACGTTACTCGAAAGTCCAAGCTTGAGGACGAAAGTGTGAACCTTTCTACCTGTCTCCACACACCCGGTCGCAGCAACCGAAGCAAGAACGTTCGTGAGCGTGTACTGCGTCGGCTCAACCCCACCTTCTTCATTCATCATCATCTCCCCCATAGTTCTTACAGCCTTTCGGTACAGGCCTATCTTCTTGAACCCTACGATCATCGTGGTCCACGAGACAGAATCCTTCTTTGGCATTTGATCGAAGAACTCTCGTGCGGAGCTCATGTCTCCTCGTTTGGCGTAGGCGGAGAGAACCGTGTTCCACGAGAAAGCGGTTCTCAGAGGCATTTCGTCGAACAGTTTGCGTGCGTGGATAGCGTTGCCGGTTTTTGAGTAGACGTTCATAAGATTGTTGATGAGGTAGGCGCTGAAGAAGAGACCTGATTTGATGACGCGGCAATGGACCAGCTGAGCTGTGAAACGACCGTTGTTGGACTTGGGAGGACTTTGCAGGAGATTGGTGCAGAGTTGTAGAGTATGTGACGAAGGTGGAACAGGAGGGTCCATCATTGGGAAGCTGACAGTGATATAAACGAGCAACTTCAGAAGATGTGTTCTGTAAGAAAATCTTTAAAGGTGACAAGTTTGCGTTTCGAATGTTGAATGTGGCGTTAAAGAAAAAAAGAGTGTAAAATTTCGTTTGCGTTTCAAATGTTGAACCATAATTTCAATCTTTGTTCGTGTTAAATGATATTGCTATCTTAATCAAAACTCGCTAGGTTATTAATATGTTAATCATATGGTTTAATATCATATTATAAAGTTACATGTAATGTTTATGCGAGATAGATTGCTTGGATATACAATTTTGGTTCAATCTGATTCAGTTGGTTTTCCAACTTTATATTATGATCTTTTTTTTATGATTCACTATCATATTACCTATTTTAATTGTTTCAGCTAACTCTTGTGAATCTGAACCAATCACCACCTTCTGTAGATAAAAACTCTCATGCTCTGCAAAGCTCAAATCAGACACCCACATCTCCAATGTAAGTCTATCTGGTGCACAAACATCATTTCCCCAGTTCGCATGAATGTTACACCTGACTTGACCATCCAAAGACGAGATCCAAATCCTTGATACTCTGAGATCATTATCAAGAACTCCCTCTATTCTTTGATCTTTATTAATCTTAGCCCAAACATTCGCTTCATCAAAGGCATTATGGATTTTATACATGTGTCGATTTCTGTACACATGCATACAAAATCGCATTTGTGTGCTTTCAAATTATCTGTAATAACATGGTATTACCCTTCTCTTCTCCAAGGGCCAAGGGGATGACCTCATATGTCATCATTGTTAAAACACGTTTTACGTGTTGGTCGGCATGGACGGTGACGGCATGGACGGTGAGCTGAAATTGTTGACGTTGGTTTTGTCAAAGATTGTGAGCCACCAAACACCTTCTTCATGCTTATAAAAGGAGAGCTGAGGTGAAGAGGAAAATCATCCCAAAACAAGAAAACAGAGAGAAAAGAACGAGAGAGGAGAGGAGAAGAAAAAANNNNNNNNNNNNNNNNNNNNNNNNNNNNNNNNNNNNNNNNNNNNNNNNNNNNNNNNNNNNNNNNNNNNNNNNNNNNNNNNNNNNNNNNNNNNNNNNNNNNNNNNNNNNNNNNNNNNNNNNNNNNNNNNNNNNNNNNNNNNNNNNNNNNNNNNNNNNNNNNNNNNNNNNNNNNNNNNNNNNNNNNNNNNNNNNNNNNNNNNNNNNNNNNNNNNNNNNNNNNNNNNNNNNNNNNNNNNNNNNNNNNNNNNNNNNNNNNNNNNNNNNNNNNNNNNNNNNNNNNNNNNNNNNNNNNNNNNNNNNNNNNNNNNNNNNNNNNNNNNNNNNNNNNNNNNNNNNNNNNNNNNNNNNNNNNNNNNNNNNNNNNNNNNNNNNNNNNNNNNNNNNNNNNNNNNNNNNNNNNNNNNNNNNNNNNNNNNNNNNNNNNNNNNNNNNNNNNNNNNNNNNNNNNNNNNNNNNNNNNNNNNNNNNNNNNNNNNNNNNNNNNNNNNNNNNNNNNNNNNNNNNNNNNNNNNNNNNNNNNNNNNNNNNNNNNNNNNNNNNNNNNNNNNNNNNNNNNNNNNNNNNNNNNNNNNNNNNNNNNNNNNNNNNNNNNNNNNNNNNNNNNNNNNNNNNNNNNNNNNNNNNNNNNNNNNNNNNNNNNNNNNNNNNNNNNNNNNNNNNNNNNNNNNNNNNNNNNNNNNNNNNNNNNNNNNNNNNNNNNNNNNNNNNNNNNNNNNNNNNNNNNNNNNNNNNNNNNNNNNNNNNNNNNNNNNNNNNNNNNNNNNNNNNNNNNNNNNNNNNNNNNNNNN
Proteins encoded:
- the LOC106311977 gene encoding retrotransposon-like protein 1, with the protein product MEWEEQGLRSSLVLDSASVLMLTASALTATVLSSLVELLAQVAALEGDVKENGDKVVDAEEGNGNNEDGDSGDDGGEDKEEEGGDAEEVKETKKGSASGPGENGEAGDGDDDDDEPEGGDDNDDDDDENENNDDDDDDDEEEEDDDGGEEDEEEVEEEEEEEEDEEEEALQPPKKRKK
- the LOC106311975 gene encoding pentatricopeptide repeat-containing protein At2g22070, with protein sequence MMDPPVPPSSHTLQLCTNLLQSPPKSNNGRFTAQLVHCRVIKSGLFFSAYLINNLMNVYSKTGNAIHARKLFDEMPLRTAFSWNTVLSAYAKRGDMSSAREFFDQMPKKDSVSWTTMIVGFKKIGLYRKAVRTMGEMMMNEEGGVEPTQYTLTNVLASVAATGCVETGRKVHTFVLKLGLSSNVSVSNSLLSMYAKCGDPVTARVVFDRMAVRDVSSLNAVIALHMQVGEIDLAAAQFERMAERDIVTWNSMIAGYNQRGYDLRALETFSKMLRESSSLLSPDRFTLSSVLSACANLEKLSVGKQIHSHIVATGFDVSGIVLNAVISMYSRCGGVETARRLVEQRGHADLKIEGLTALLDGYIKLGDMNQAKVIFDSLKSRDVVAWTAMLVGYEQHGLYGEAISLFRSMVGEEGGQRPNGYTLAAMLSVASSLASLSHGEQIHGSAVKSGEVYSVSVSNALITMYSKAGSIASARRAFELIRCKKDTVSWTSMIIALGQHGHAEEALELFETMLAERLRPDHITYVGVFSACTHAGLVDEGRRYFDIMKSVDKIEPTLSHYACMVDLFGRAGLLQEAHEFIEKMPVEADVVTWGSLLSSCRVHKSVDLGKVAAERLLRIEPENSGAYSALANLYSACGKWDESAKIRKSMKDGRVKKEQGFSWIEVKHKVHVFGVEDGVHPQKKEIYMTMKKIWDEIKKMGYVPDTASVLHDLEEEVKEQILRHHSEKLAIAFGLISTPDKTTLRIMKNLRVCNDCHTAIKFISKLVGREIIVRDATRFHHFKNGLCSCRDYW